The following are from one region of the Cytobacillus firmus genome:
- the murG gene encoding undecaprenyldiphospho-muramoylpentapeptide beta-N-acetylglucosaminyltransferase, with protein sequence MKIAVSGGGTGGHIYPALALIRQIQKEHKDAEFLYIGTEKGLENTIVNRENIPFKSIHITGFKRKISLDNVKTVLRFLKGVRDSKKMLKEFKADVVIGTGGYVCGPVVYAASKLGVPTIIHEQNSVPGLTNKFLSRYVDKIAVCFEEAKAFFPETKTVMTGNPRASEVLGQDGIRGRLSAGLKTGVPAVLIFGGSRGARPINDAVLKTLAELGEKPYQVLYITGDVHYDDVQKEVELVGNPENVIIKPFIHNMPEVLAGASLVVSRAGATTLAEITSLGIPSILIPSPYVTNNHQEKNARALSDHGAAELLLEKELTGKKLIDSIDRIILNKDKMDSMKEASRKLGIRDASNRLYKLMAELVSGSGK encoded by the coding sequence ATGAAAATTGCTGTTAGCGGCGGAGGAACTGGCGGTCATATATATCCGGCACTTGCGCTTATAAGACAAATTCAGAAAGAACATAAGGATGCTGAATTTTTATATATTGGAACTGAAAAAGGGCTTGAAAACACGATTGTGAATCGTGAAAATATCCCTTTTAAATCAATACATATAACCGGTTTTAAAAGAAAAATCTCTCTGGATAATGTGAAAACTGTTTTAAGGTTCCTGAAAGGCGTTCGTGACAGCAAAAAGATGCTTAAGGAATTTAAGGCGGATGTTGTTATCGGAACAGGCGGATATGTATGCGGACCTGTGGTATATGCTGCTTCCAAGCTTGGGGTCCCAACCATTATTCATGAGCAAAACAGCGTCCCTGGATTAACCAATAAATTCTTAAGCAGGTATGTAGATAAAATTGCAGTTTGTTTTGAAGAAGCAAAGGCCTTTTTTCCGGAAACTAAAACCGTCATGACAGGGAACCCGCGTGCATCAGAGGTTTTGGGACAGGATGGAATCAGGGGAAGGCTGTCTGCAGGATTAAAGACAGGTGTTCCTGCTGTGTTAATTTTTGGCGGCAGCAGAGGAGCAAGACCAATAAATGATGCAGTATTAAAAACACTGGCTGAGCTTGGTGAAAAGCCATATCAGGTTCTTTATATAACAGGTGATGTGCATTATGATGATGTACAAAAAGAAGTAGAACTCGTTGGGAATCCTGAAAACGTGATAATCAAACCATTTATTCACAATATGCCAGAAGTGCTGGCCGGAGCCAGCCTTGTCGTATCACGTGCAGGAGCCACTACATTGGCAGAAATAACTTCTTTAGGCATACCAAGCATATTAATCCCAAGCCCATATGTTACAAATAACCACCAGGAGAAAAATGCAAGGGCGCTTAGTGACCATGGTGCTGCAGAGCTGTTGCTTGAAAAAGAGTTAACAGGCAAAAAGCTTATTGATAGCATTGACCGAATTATACTCAATAAAGATAAAATGGATAGCATGAAGGAAGCTTCAAGAAAGCTGGGAATCCGCGATGCATCAAATAGACTTTACAAATTAATGGCAGAATTGGTTTCAGGCAGCGGGAAGTAG